In one window of Juglans regia cultivar Chandler chromosome 3, Walnut 2.0, whole genome shotgun sequence DNA:
- the LOC108982302 gene encoding protein DETOXIFICATION 44, chloroplastic isoform X2, whose amino-acid sequence MATALSLHHFLCLRSLKTNCFSSSKSPTLIRNPICSVRLRPVPQSSTQKHADSGSPSLETQTPPLDDSKPEASRNPVDPNPPSTSSIPYSFSSLFLRLRDVIKFDGLGVEILSIALPAALALAADPLASLVDTAFVGHLGSAELAAVGVSVSVFNLVSKLFNVPLLNVTTSFVAEEQALVDKAAEDSNQFDKDGMGEREGKKLLPSVSTSLALAASIGLAETVALSFGSGFLMNIMGIPVDSPMRVPAEQFLTLRAFGAPPIVIALAAQGTFRGFMDTKTPLYAIGAGNLLNALLDPILIFLFGLGISGAAISTVISEYLIAFILLWKLSGEISLISPNIDERRLASYLKSGGLLIGRTLAVLVTMTLATSMAAREGPIPMAGYQICAQVWLAVSLLTDALALAGQALLASGYSQGNYGEARQVIYRVLQIGLGTGIVLAVILFLGFGAFSSLFTTDVEVLKIAWSGILFVAGSQPINALAFVLDGLYYGVSDFGYAAYSMYLVLLESGWVCFSSWPCVL is encoded by the exons ATGGCGACTGCTCTCTCGCTTCACCATTTTCTTTGCCTACGCTCGCTGAAGACTAATTGCTTTTCTTCATCTAAATCCCCAACGCTCATCCGAAACCCAATTTGCTCCGTCCGTCTTCGACCCGTGCCCCAATCATCAACTCAGAAGCACGCTGACAGTGGCAGCCCCTCTCTAGAGACTCAAACTCCGCCCCTTGATGACTCAAAACCCGAAGCTTCGCGTAATCCTGTTGACCCGAATCCTCCATCCACCTCGTCCATTCCTTActccttttcttctctttttcttcgtCTAAG AGATGTGATTAAGTTTGATGGGCTCGGGGTGGAGATATTGTCGATTGCATTGCCTGCTGCGTTGGCTTTGGCAGCTGACCCGCTTGCGTCGTTGGTTGATACAGCCTTTGTTGGCCATTTAG GATCTGCTGAACTGGCCGCTGTCGGGGTATCGGTTTCAGTTTTCAATTTGGTGTCAAAATTGTTTAATGTGCCATTGCTCAACGTCACAACGTCCTTTGTCGCCGAAGAGCAGGCCTTGGTTGATAAAGCGGCTGAAGATTCCAATCAATTTGACAAGG ATGGCATGGGTGAGCGCGAAGGCAAGAAACTGCTTCCCTCAGTATCAACTTCTTTAGCACTTGCTGCTAGCATTGGTCTTGCTGAAACTGTTGCACTTTCATTCGGCTCTGGTTTCTTAATGAATATCATGGGTATACCTGTC GACTCACCAATGCGAGTGCCAGCTGAGCAGTTTCTTACCCTTAGGGCGTTTGGTGCTCCACCAATTGTAATTGCACTTGCTGCACAAGGCACTTTTCGTGGATTTATGGACACAAAGACACCACTTTATGCCATTG GTGCTGGTAACTTGCTTAATGCACTATTGGATCcaatattgatttttctttttggtcttGGCATCAGTGGTGCAGCGATTTCTACTGTGATTTCTGA ATACTTGATTGCTTTTATTCTTCTCTGGAAATTGAGTGGGGAGATTTCGcttatttctccaaatattGATGAGAGAAGACTTGCCAGCTATCTAAAATCCG GTGGGCTTCTTATTGGCAGGACCCTAGCTGTGCTTGTAACCATGACATTGGCAACATCCATGGCAGCTAGGGAGGGTCCCATACCTATGGCTGGTTATCAGATTTGTGCACAGGTTTGGTTGGCAGTGTCTTTGCTGACTGATGCTTTAGCACTTGCTGGTCAG GCTCTTCTTGCGAGTGGTTACTCCCAAGGAAATTATGGAGAGGCACGTCAAGTAATTTACAGAGTTCTTCAG ATTGGTTTAGGAACAGGAATTGTATTGGCTGTCATTTTATTTCTTGGGTTTGGGGCATTTTCTAGCTTGTTCACTACAGATGTGGAAGTTCTGAAAATTGCCTGGTCAGGTATTCTG TTTGTAGCTGGATCACAGCCAATTAATGCTTTAGCATTTGTTCTTGATGGGCTCTACTATGGGGTTTCAGACTTTGGATATGCTGCCTACTCTATG TATTTGGTCTTGCTGGAGTCTGGATGGGTTTGTTTCTCTTCATGGCCTTGCGTGTTGTAG
- the LOC108982302 gene encoding protein DETOXIFICATION 44, chloroplastic isoform X1, translating into MATALSLHHFLCLRSLKTNCFSSSKSPTLIRNPICSVRLRPVPQSSTQKHADSGSPSLETQTPPLDDSKPEASRNPVDPNPPSTSSIPYSFSSLFLRLRDVIKFDGLGVEILSIALPAALALAADPLASLVDTAFVGHLGSAELAAVGVSVSVFNLVSKLFNVPLLNVTTSFVAEEQALVDKAAEDSNQFDKDGMGEREGKKLLPSVSTSLALAASIGLAETVALSFGSGFLMNIMGIPVDSPMRVPAEQFLTLRAFGAPPIVIALAAQGTFRGFMDTKTPLYAIGAGNLLNALLDPILIFLFGLGISGAAISTVISEYLIAFILLWKLSGEISLISPNIDERRLASYLKSGGLLIGRTLAVLVTMTLATSMAAREGPIPMAGYQICAQVWLAVSLLTDALALAGQALLASGYSQGNYGEARQVIYRVLQIGLGTGIVLAVILFLGFGAFSSLFTTDVEVLKIAWSGILFVAGSQPINALAFVLDGLYYGVSDFGYAAYSMVLVGLISSIFLLVAAPVFGLAGVWMGLFLFMALRVVAGIWRLGTRSGPWKMVWSELKQETEI; encoded by the exons ATGGCGACTGCTCTCTCGCTTCACCATTTTCTTTGCCTACGCTCGCTGAAGACTAATTGCTTTTCTTCATCTAAATCCCCAACGCTCATCCGAAACCCAATTTGCTCCGTCCGTCTTCGACCCGTGCCCCAATCATCAACTCAGAAGCACGCTGACAGTGGCAGCCCCTCTCTAGAGACTCAAACTCCGCCCCTTGATGACTCAAAACCCGAAGCTTCGCGTAATCCTGTTGACCCGAATCCTCCATCCACCTCGTCCATTCCTTActccttttcttctctttttcttcgtCTAAG AGATGTGATTAAGTTTGATGGGCTCGGGGTGGAGATATTGTCGATTGCATTGCCTGCTGCGTTGGCTTTGGCAGCTGACCCGCTTGCGTCGTTGGTTGATACAGCCTTTGTTGGCCATTTAG GATCTGCTGAACTGGCCGCTGTCGGGGTATCGGTTTCAGTTTTCAATTTGGTGTCAAAATTGTTTAATGTGCCATTGCTCAACGTCACAACGTCCTTTGTCGCCGAAGAGCAGGCCTTGGTTGATAAAGCGGCTGAAGATTCCAATCAATTTGACAAGG ATGGCATGGGTGAGCGCGAAGGCAAGAAACTGCTTCCCTCAGTATCAACTTCTTTAGCACTTGCTGCTAGCATTGGTCTTGCTGAAACTGTTGCACTTTCATTCGGCTCTGGTTTCTTAATGAATATCATGGGTATACCTGTC GACTCACCAATGCGAGTGCCAGCTGAGCAGTTTCTTACCCTTAGGGCGTTTGGTGCTCCACCAATTGTAATTGCACTTGCTGCACAAGGCACTTTTCGTGGATTTATGGACACAAAGACACCACTTTATGCCATTG GTGCTGGTAACTTGCTTAATGCACTATTGGATCcaatattgatttttctttttggtcttGGCATCAGTGGTGCAGCGATTTCTACTGTGATTTCTGA ATACTTGATTGCTTTTATTCTTCTCTGGAAATTGAGTGGGGAGATTTCGcttatttctccaaatattGATGAGAGAAGACTTGCCAGCTATCTAAAATCCG GTGGGCTTCTTATTGGCAGGACCCTAGCTGTGCTTGTAACCATGACATTGGCAACATCCATGGCAGCTAGGGAGGGTCCCATACCTATGGCTGGTTATCAGATTTGTGCACAGGTTTGGTTGGCAGTGTCTTTGCTGACTGATGCTTTAGCACTTGCTGGTCAG GCTCTTCTTGCGAGTGGTTACTCCCAAGGAAATTATGGAGAGGCACGTCAAGTAATTTACAGAGTTCTTCAG ATTGGTTTAGGAACAGGAATTGTATTGGCTGTCATTTTATTTCTTGGGTTTGGGGCATTTTCTAGCTTGTTCACTACAGATGTGGAAGTTCTGAAAATTGCCTGGTCAGGTATTCTG TTTGTAGCTGGATCACAGCCAATTAATGCTTTAGCATTTGTTCTTGATGGGCTCTACTATGGGGTTTCAGACTTTGGATATGCTGCCTACTCTATG GTGCTTGTTGGATTGATCTCCTCAATCTTCCTACTTGTGGCTGCTCCAGTATTTGGTCTTGCTGGAGTCTGGATGGGTTTGTTTCTCTTCATGGCCTTGCGTGTTGTAGCTGGAATTTGGAG GTTGGGCACTAGAAGTGGACCATGGAAAATGGTCTGGTCAGAGTTGAAACAAGAAACGGAGATATGA
- the LOC108982292 gene encoding dehydration-responsive element-binding protein 2A-like — protein sequence MADGQRRSRKRRTECDSIEETLAKWKKLNDELDAGKDGVDVIRKVPAKGSRKGCMRGKGGPENTHFKYRGVRQRTWGKWVAEIRQPLNGTYVPSRRGSRLWLGTFDTAVQAALAYDEAARAMYGPLSRLNFPEQIAESVFSDTSKTSPTEFEASLDNSEVGEVKESMINQLSTVSRLNYSEVADEESNEQQGCSKVCVFEEPMKLNPKRYQYCVFHNVEEKPDFSKDYFPQKVQKLDAHLPSSSSSNRMRVLHLKEKLDCSKDYFPHQLQNLDADLPGSSNQIQELHLKEKPDCSEDYFPHQLQSPDAYLPGNSNHMRELHLDADGSCDFGLLEQCGRSYLKGSVNLDSLRPDYDFCLVEEKKFLDSMYSDLEMLL from the coding sequence GCAAAGAAGATCGCGGAAGAGACGCACTGAGTGTGATTCGATTGAGGAGACTCTAGCAAAGTGGAAGAAATTAAACGATGAACTTGATGCTGGAAAAGATGGAGTAGATGTGATACGTAAGGTTCCAGCCAAGGGCTCGAGAAAGGGGTGCATGCGAGGAAAAGGTGGTCCTGAAAACACACACTTTAAGTATAGAGGTGTAAGGCAGAGGACTTGGGGCAAGTGGGTTGCTGAAATCCGGCAACCACTTAATGGGACTTATGTACCATCGAGAAGGGGAAGTCGGCTTTGGCTTGGCACTTTTGACACTGCTGTTCAAGCAGCTCTTGCTTATGATGAAGCTGCAAGGGCTATGTATGGTCCTTTGTCGCGCCTTAACTTCCCCGAGCAAATTGCTGAATCAGTGTTTTCAGATACATCTAAAACCTCTCCGACAGAGTTTGAAGCATCATTGGATAATTCTGAGGTTGGTGAAGTTAAGGAATCAATGATTAATCAACTGTCCACTGTAAGCAGGCTCAATTACTCTGAAGTTGCTGATGAGGAATCAAATGAACAACAAGGCTGTTCTAAGGTTTGCGTGTTTGAGGAACCAATGAAGCTGAATCCAAAACGTTATCAGTATTGTGTATTCCACAATGTGGAGGAGAAACCTGATTTCTCTAAGGACTATTTTCCTCAGAAGGTGCAGAAGCTAGATGCTCACTTACCTAGTAGCAGCAGCTCGAATCGTATGCGGGTGCTACATCTGAAGGAGAAACTAGATTGCTCTAAGGACTATTTCCCTCACCAATTGCAGAATCTCGATGCTGACTTGCCTGGCAGCTCGAATCAAATCCAGGAGCTACATTTAAAGGAGAAACCTGATTGTTCTGAGGACTATTTTCCTCACCAGCTGCAGAGTCCAGATGCTTACTTGCCTGGCAACTCAAATCATATGCGGGAGTTACATTTGGATGCGGATGGAAGCTGTGATTTTGGCTTATTGGAACAGTGTGGACGGTCGTATTTAAAAGGGAGTGTGAATCTGGATAGCTTGAGGCCGGATTATGATTTTTGCTTagtagaagagaaaaaattcCTTGATTCAATGTACTCTGACTTGGAAATGCTTTTATGA